The following coding sequences are from one Shewanella violacea DSS12 window:
- a CDS encoding potassium channel family protein, translated as MMTKKINQENNFYYMTCALIGLLVSSSLVEVMPSGILEYALEGVIGVTFLICILSLRFDHRWKRFMQVLALCWVIASVLRLVLGIQEIDLLVLLIMFAFFWGTFKSISRQILFTGSVDGNKVVGSVALFLLIGLMWTIAYLLIMEFAPNSFTGMGPLPWGENFSQMAYFSFVTLTTLGYGDISPISSFSQVVVYMEAIAGVFYMAIVVASLVSSNQGKKHG; from the coding sequence ATGATGACTAAGAAAATCAATCAGGAAAATAACTTCTACTACATGACTTGTGCGCTTATTGGCTTGCTAGTGAGCTCATCTCTGGTGGAAGTGATGCCGAGCGGCATCTTAGAATATGCGCTCGAAGGTGTGATAGGAGTGACCTTTTTAATCTGCATCTTGAGTCTGCGCTTCGATCATCGCTGGAAGCGCTTTATGCAGGTGCTGGCCCTGTGCTGGGTTATCGCATCTGTGCTGAGGCTGGTGCTGGGGATACAGGAGATAGATCTACTGGTATTGCTGATCATGTTTGCCTTCTTCTGGGGAACATTCAAATCAATCTCTAGGCAGATATTATTCACCGGCAGTGTGGATGGCAATAAGGTGGTGGGGTCTGTGGCTCTGTTCCTCCTTATAGGTCTGATGTGGACCATAGCCTATCTGCTAATCATGGAGTTCGCGCCAAATTCATTTACCGGCATGGGTCCGTTGCCATGGGGAGAAAACTTCTCTCAGATGGCTTATTTCAGCTTCGTTACTTTAACTACATTAGGTTATGGGGATATCAGCCCCATCAGTTCATTTTCACAAGTCGTCGTTTATATGGAAGCTATTGCAGGCGTATTCTACATGGCAATAGTGGTAGCGAGTCTAGTGAGTTCAAACCAGGGAAAAAAACATGGCTAA
- a CDS encoding AI-2E family transporter has product MANQEGNNRVGNQQSKIFVNNMMESAIRIGLLFMLVLWTFDIIRPFVIPVLWGAIIAVALMPLTQKLEKAFKGRRGLAATAMAIIGIALLVIPFVLVSGSIFDGVSHAIEVLQSGEVNIPGPTQKVADIPVIGDKLYEIWALFSTNLEKAVQHFLPEIKTAVGTIASVIGSSLATLMMFIISLAIAAGFMSNAEKISGAISTVAVRVVGKNGEQWTTLTAATIRSVLLGVVGVAFIQSMLIGSAMFVFNVPAAGLITLGVLILGIAQLPALIVVLPAIFYVFSTQDTTSAIIFTVWVLLAGVSDSFLKPMLMGRGVDVPMPVILIGAIGGMLAAGIIGLFLGAVILAIWYELFMAWLKADKAPEAEQSLAIEGEPKLEAVVNQAK; this is encoded by the coding sequence ATGGCTAATCAAGAAGGAAATAATCGAGTGGGAAATCAGCAGAGTAAAATTTTTGTCAACAATATGATGGAGTCGGCAATCCGCATCGGCTTGCTGTTTATGCTCGTCCTATGGACGTTTGACATCATAAGACCCTTCGTCATTCCCGTGTTGTGGGGTGCCATCATAGCAGTAGCCTTGATGCCATTGACCCAGAAGTTAGAGAAGGCTTTCAAGGGAAGACGCGGACTGGCTGCTACCGCAATGGCGATTATTGGTATCGCCCTGCTGGTCATTCCATTTGTGCTGGTTTCAGGTTCAATATTCGATGGCGTCAGCCACGCGATTGAGGTGTTGCAAAGCGGTGAGGTTAACATCCCAGGTCCAACCCAGAAGGTGGCCGATATTCCTGTGATCGGTGACAAGCTTTATGAAATTTGGGCCTTGTTCTCCACTAACCTAGAGAAAGCTGTGCAGCATTTTCTGCCAGAAATTAAGACGGCTGTTGGCACTATAGCTTCGGTTATCGGCAGCAGCCTAGCGACTCTGATGATGTTCATCATCTCTTTGGCTATCGCGGCAGGTTTCATGTCTAATGCAGAGAAGATCTCTGGGGCCATTAGCACAGTAGCTGTACGTGTTGTAGGTAAGAATGGTGAGCAGTGGACGACACTCACCGCCGCGACGATACGCAGTGTTTTGCTTGGGGTTGTCGGCGTGGCATTTATTCAGTCCATGTTAATTGGCTCTGCAATGTTCGTATTTAACGTACCTGCGGCAGGTCTAATCACTTTAGGTGTGCTGATCTTAGGAATAGCTCAGCTGCCGGCCCTTATCGTGGTATTACCTGCGATATTTTATGTATTTTCTACCCAAGACACCACATCGGCAATCATCTTCACAGTTTGGGTGTTGCTGGCAGGCGTGTCAGATAGCTTCCTTAAGCCTATGCTGATGGGACGCGGCGTAGATGTACCTATGCCAGTTATCTTAATCGGTGCCATAGGTGGCATGTTGGCAGCAGGGATCATCGGCTTGTTCCTTGGCGCTGTCATTCTTGCCATCTGGTATGAACTATTTATGGCTTGGTTAAAGGCCGATAAAGCACCAGAGGCAGAGCAATCTCTGGCTATTGAAGGCGAGCCTAAGCTAGAAGCCGTGGTTAATCAGGCTAAATAG
- a CDS encoding cold-shock protein: MKTQMLKGILIRWNDDKGCGFIRPDASHVDMATLHGPASEQEIFIHISALKHMCRRPELGDTIFFLIETKLDSKLNAIQAYIEGVEANTANGENTKPYLGNGNSKIPISATGVITRLFIIAVVLIGASLTYQTFTDTTRLISQTQ; the protein is encoded by the coding sequence ATGAAAACTCAGATGTTAAAGGGCATATTGATTCGTTGGAACGATGACAAGGGATGCGGGTTTATCAGGCCGGATGCATCTCATGTGGATATGGCTACCTTACATGGTCCTGCCAGCGAGCAGGAAATATTTATCCATATTTCCGCCTTAAAACATATGTGTAGACGGCCCGAATTAGGAGACACCATCTTCTTTCTGATTGAGACTAAGCTCGACAGTAAACTCAATGCCATCCAAGCTTATATTGAGGGTGTTGAAGCCAATACTGCTAATGGAGAAAACACTAAGCCCTACCTAGGTAATGGCAATAGTAAGATACCTATCTCAGCAACTGGGGTCATTACACGGCTATTCATCATAGCCGTGGTGCTTATAGGTGCTAGCCTGACTTACCAGACCTTTACTGATACCACTAGGCTCATAAGCCAAACTCAGTAA
- a CDS encoding DMT family transporter, producing the protein MTMQVPATLPRQVPAAFLSVVLIWSTTPLGIVWSSESVHPTMAVLLRMTIALLLGSLLLLITRIRLPWTKTAIKLYSVSSIGIVGGMLLSYFSAQYLASGTMSLIFGLSPLISGLLAQRLLGEAKFGPMKLLALAMAFIGLGIVCSSKLSLGSDSWIGLMLILTAVFLFSLSGVLIKTIKINIHPIASTVGALAFSTPMFALAWLIFDGTLPIDTWQERSLWSILYLGVFGSLIGFVAYFYILQNLQASTVALVTLITPVFAMMLGAQLNGETITGALILGAMFVISGLGLYQFGETAMNVIKAKGLGLKKKSP; encoded by the coding sequence ATGACAATGCAAGTCCCGGCAACATTACCCAGACAGGTTCCCGCAGCCTTTTTATCTGTGGTTTTGATCTGGTCAACCACGCCACTAGGCATAGTCTGGAGCAGCGAGTCAGTTCATCCGACCATGGCTGTGTTGTTAAGAATGACGATAGCCTTGCTACTGGGAAGCTTGCTCTTGCTAATAACCCGCATTCGACTGCCATGGACCAAGACGGCGATAAAACTCTATAGCGTCTCATCCATAGGTATAGTCGGCGGTATGTTACTCAGCTATTTCTCGGCTCAATATCTGGCGTCGGGAACCATGTCACTGATTTTCGGCCTGTCACCGCTCATTTCTGGGTTGCTGGCTCAGAGACTGCTCGGTGAGGCCAAATTTGGCCCCATGAAGCTATTAGCCCTAGCAATGGCATTTATCGGATTAGGGATTGTCTGTTCATCTAAGCTGTCATTAGGCTCAGATAGCTGGATAGGCTTGATGCTAATCTTGACTGCTGTGTTTCTCTTTAGTCTCAGCGGCGTATTAATTAAGACCATCAAGATCAATATTCACCCCATTGCCAGTACTGTAGGGGCATTAGCGTTTTCGACACCTATGTTTGCCTTGGCCTGGTTGATATTCGACGGCACTCTGCCAATAGACACATGGCAGGAGAGATCGCTCTGGTCGATTCTGTATCTAGGGGTGTTTGGATCCTTGATAGGCTTTGTCGCTTACTTCTACATTCTGCAGAATCTGCAGGCGAGTACCGTCGCTCTGGTGACCTTAATCACACCTGTGTTCGCCATGATGTTAGGTGCACAGCTTAATGGCGAGACTATTACCGGTGCCTTAATCTTAGGTGCCATGTTTGTGATTTCCGGCTTAGGTCTATATCAGTTCGGTGAAACGGCCATGAACGTTATCAAAGCTAAGGGGCTGGGGCTGAAGAAAAAGAGCCCGTGA
- a CDS encoding ribosome alternative rescue factor ArfA, whose translation MTKHRNTCAVMEHDSGRGIIKDNALKALVTSELFRMRTEKPKKGKGSYNRKQQKGHVLKGNAPFDFLAS comes from the coding sequence ATGACTAAACATCGCAATACCTGTGCTGTTATGGAACATGATAGCGGCCGCGGCATAATCAAAGACAACGCCTTAAAGGCATTAGTCACCAGCGAACTTTTTAGAATGAGGACCGAAAAGCCTAAGAAAGGGAAAGGTTCATATAACCGCAAACAACAGAAGGGGCATGTGCTGAAGGGCAATGCCCCTTTCGACTTTTTAGCGTCCTGA
- a CDS encoding PKD domain-containing protein — translation MLKRSILSLLVTSAFLSGCGSDDDTPIEIETQNKAPAVSANFSPIVEKSSSTLAVIATDSDGSIAKYAWVQTAGPALAITGGDTAEISFTTPSIAVDSPISFTVNVTDNEGAVTEFIAETNIDRIETHYLLAGQVVGVQYASALISATVGSESASIAADENGNFSLNLAIDDDVDLSSSVKLIASNESSLQLASLLPSLEQLSGFITQAQSSSKILKASTQAVGDTPKISVSAVSTALYTLLVAENGGTEPTNIDAIKLIESQIDPNALIEIAAVVQILINSEVSLLPQGTTDLLSVLADPEQYNALLESIEQATPGVIEETIIAIVEDPALTPPLEAADVPSLYYQTTPVAASFIARFGSRYEFAENGTGQRASNFDILEFEWSINSGDILLTYSQDQGYTSYPMVSGVEGLSQVQKDALFAANIDQVDVVIENGHY, via the coding sequence ATGTTGAAAAGAAGCATACTTTCTCTACTCGTGACGAGCGCCTTCCTTAGCGGATGTGGCTCAGATGATGACACCCCCATAGAAATTGAAACCCAAAACAAGGCACCAGCAGTTAGTGCTAATTTCTCACCCATAGTTGAAAAATCCTCTTCGACCCTAGCAGTTATCGCTACCGACAGTGATGGCAGCATAGCTAAATACGCCTGGGTGCAAACAGCGGGTCCAGCTCTCGCTATAACTGGTGGTGACACGGCTGAAATATCTTTCACGACTCCCAGCATCGCAGTCGATAGCCCCATCAGTTTCACCGTTAACGTCACAGATAATGAAGGTGCCGTTACCGAATTCATTGCCGAGACAAACATAGATCGAATAGAAACTCACTACCTGCTTGCAGGACAAGTTGTGGGGGTTCAGTATGCCAGCGCCCTAATTTCTGCGACTGTAGGCAGTGAGTCAGCTTCTATTGCAGCAGATGAAAATGGTAACTTCTCTTTAAATCTAGCAATAGATGATGATGTCGATCTTAGTTCTAGTGTGAAGCTCATCGCCAGCAATGAATCTTCACTACAACTCGCCTCTCTTTTGCCCTCTCTTGAGCAGCTCAGTGGCTTTATTACTCAGGCACAATCCAGTTCTAAAATACTGAAGGCTTCGACACAAGCCGTGGGAGATACACCAAAAATCTCAGTCTCAGCCGTATCGACTGCCCTTTATACCTTACTCGTTGCCGAAAATGGTGGCACAGAGCCAACCAATATCGATGCCATCAAGCTAATAGAGAGTCAGATTGATCCTAATGCCTTAATCGAAATAGCGGCAGTGGTTCAGATCTTGATCAACAGTGAAGTCAGTCTGTTACCCCAAGGCACTACAGATTTACTGTCTGTGCTTGCCGATCCAGAACAATATAACGCTTTACTAGAAAGCATAGAGCAGGCAACTCCTGGTGTTATCGAAGAGACAATTATTGCCATAGTGGAAGATCCAGCATTGACACCTCCCCTTGAGGCTGCAGATGTTCCGTCACTCTACTATCAGACCACTCCTGTGGCAGCCTCTTTCATCGCACGCTTTGGTAGCCGTTATGAGTTTGCAGAAAATGGTACAGGTCAAAGAGCATCAAATTTCGATATTCTAGAGTTTGAATGGTCGATTAATAGTGGCGATATTTTACTGACTTACTCTCAAGATCAAGGCTATACCTCCTATCCAATGGTAAGTGGAGTAGAAGGACTGAGTCAGGTTCAAAAAGACGCCTTATTTGCAGCGAATATCGATCAAGTCGATGTCGTTATCGAGAATGGACATTATTAA
- a CDS encoding protein adenylyltransferase SelO: MSSVKIDLGLSFDNSYAKKLEGFYADCQGAKAPQPELVKLNTSLAHSIGLSNTNPGQLAEVLSGSQSPIGASPLAQVYAGHQFGGFSPQLGDGRALLLGEVLDKDGNRVDVQLKGSGRTPFSRGGDGKAALGAVLREYVVSEAMFALKIPTTRALAVVTTGEQIMRTQELPGAVLTRVAASHIRVGTFQYFSSRGEQDKVKQLADYAIERHYPQLKISQQPYLDFLCAVCDKQAELVARWLLVGFVHGVMNTDNMTICGETIDYGPCAFMDDYDPQAVFSSIDRDGRYAYNNQPVLAQWNLARLAETLLPLISDDEAVAVAKATQAVTEFMDVYQGYWLTGMRAKLGISNEEEGDLALCEQLLESMVGQEVDFTQMFRQLARDLEGQSHGSDQLFNDADRFIQWRESWMARLSRASLPMSECVAMMDGVNPMYIPRNHQLEYAIEAAEQRADYQPFEQLIGILANPYTPQDGAEEYAKPAPASFGRFTSYCGT; the protein is encoded by the coding sequence ATGAGCAGTGTGAAAATAGATCTGGGCTTAAGTTTCGACAACAGTTACGCAAAAAAACTAGAGGGTTTTTATGCTGACTGCCAGGGGGCCAAAGCGCCACAGCCTGAACTGGTGAAGTTAAATACTTCATTGGCCCATAGCATAGGTCTTAGCAATACTAATCCTGGGCAATTAGCCGAGGTTCTTTCGGGGAGCCAATCGCCAATCGGTGCCAGTCCGCTAGCACAAGTTTATGCCGGACATCAGTTTGGCGGCTTTAGCCCTCAGTTGGGTGATGGTAGGGCGTTATTGTTGGGAGAAGTGTTAGATAAAGACGGTAATCGTGTAGATGTTCAACTTAAGGGGTCTGGGCGGACGCCATTCTCACGAGGGGGTGATGGCAAGGCTGCGCTAGGTGCAGTGCTGCGCGAGTATGTGGTCAGTGAAGCTATGTTTGCCCTCAAGATTCCCACCACCAGGGCGTTAGCTGTCGTCACTACCGGCGAGCAGATCATGCGTACACAGGAGTTGCCAGGAGCTGTTTTGACTCGCGTCGCCGCTAGCCATATACGTGTTGGCACCTTTCAATATTTCTCATCCCGCGGTGAGCAAGACAAGGTTAAACAACTGGCCGACTACGCCATTGAGCGTCACTACCCGCAGCTAAAAATCAGCCAACAACCTTATCTGGACTTTCTTTGTGCGGTTTGTGACAAGCAAGCCGAGTTAGTCGCTCGCTGGTTACTGGTTGGCTTTGTTCATGGTGTGATGAATACCGACAATATGACGATTTGCGGCGAGACCATAGATTATGGCCCCTGTGCCTTTATGGATGACTATGATCCCCAAGCCGTATTTAGCTCAATAGATAGAGACGGACGTTACGCTTACAATAATCAGCCTGTTTTAGCACAGTGGAACCTGGCTAGATTAGCCGAAACCTTGCTGCCCTTAATAAGCGATGATGAAGCAGTGGCAGTGGCGAAAGCTACCCAAGCAGTCACGGAGTTTATGGATGTGTATCAAGGTTATTGGCTAACGGGTATGCGAGCAAAACTGGGAATATCTAACGAGGAGGAAGGCGATTTAGCCCTTTGCGAGCAACTGCTCGAGTCTATGGTGGGGCAAGAGGTGGACTTTACTCAGATGTTCCGTCAACTCGCCAGAGATCTTGAGGGCCAAAGCCATGGGAGTGATCAGTTATTTAATGATGCCGATAGGTTTATCCAGTGGCGGGAGTCATGGATGGCGCGCTTATCACGAGCAAGCCTGCCAATGTCTGAATGCGTTGCCATGATGGATGGGGTAAATCCAATGTATATTCCTAGAAACCATCAGCTTGAGTATGCCATCGAAGCGGCAGAGCAGCGCGCAGACTACCAGCCATTTGAGCAATTGATTGGGATACTCGCCAATCCATATACACCACAAGATGGAGCCGAGGAATATGCCAAACCCGCTCCCGCGAGTTTTGGTCGTTTCACCAGTTATTGCGGTACTTAA
- a CDS encoding ABC transporter permease encodes MRKRSSIQIMVDTVHALMMREIKTRFGSNRLGYFWALAEPIGQVAILGLIFSLMGRSSVANIPIALFLFTGKLPFSLFTKLLTQITAAVESNKGLLSYRQVSAIDPVITRVLIEVATYLVVYLIIFAFMAWLGFEVLPDDLLGVLAASGLLIIFSVGIGLIFCTAASYWKDTSKLVGMITMPMFFVSGIFFCATSIPPQYLYLFDWNPVFHAIELGRDASFSAYTTPIGSWLYLSLLALVSFSLGLAMFHLSRMRFLIT; translated from the coding sequence ATGAGAAAGCGAAGCTCGATACAGATCATGGTCGATACCGTGCACGCCTTGATGATGCGAGAAATTAAAACCCGCTTCGGCTCGAATCGCCTAGGGTATTTCTGGGCGCTGGCGGAGCCCATAGGTCAAGTCGCCATTTTGGGGCTGATTTTTAGTTTGATGGGGCGCAGTAGCGTGGCCAATATTCCCATCGCCCTGTTTCTGTTTACCGGCAAGCTGCCCTTTAGCTTGTTTACTAAACTCTTGACCCAAATCACGGCCGCGGTCGAATCGAACAAGGGCTTGCTTAGCTACCGACAAGTGTCGGCTATCGACCCGGTTATCACTCGAGTGCTGATAGAAGTGGCAACCTATTTGGTGGTGTATCTGATTATTTTTGCATTTATGGCCTGGCTTGGTTTCGAGGTACTGCCCGACGACTTGCTGGGAGTACTGGCCGCAAGTGGCTTGCTGATTATTTTCTCCGTAGGGATAGGGTTAATCTTTTGTACTGCCGCGAGCTATTGGAAAGACACTAGCAAGCTGGTCGGCATGATCACCATGCCGATGTTTTTTGTCTCCGGTATCTTCTTTTGCGCCACCAGTATCCCGCCCCAGTATTTGTATCTGTTTGACTGGAATCCAGTATTTCATGCCATAGAGCTGGGTCGTGATGCATCTTTTAGCGCTTATACCACTCCTATCGGCAGCTGGCTGTATCTCAGCCTATTGGCATTAGTGAGTTTTAGCCTAGGGCTCGCAATGTTTCATCTAAGTCGAATGAGGTTTCTAATCACATGA
- a CDS encoding ABC transporter ATP-binding protein, translating to MIHFEGVNKYYPTKQGRHYVFKDLNISLPTDRNVAILGPNGVGKSTLIRMMGGADMPNSGRIHSEKNISWPLGLQGGLQGSMTARENVRFVARIHGYKNTKPIEQQVQDFAEIGKFFDEPVKTYSSGMRSRITFGLTMGFDFDFDVLLIDELGAVGDANFRKKSEQMLLDKYDKTKLIMVNHSIVGLKKFCDSGVVIKNQGLYFFENVDDAIQEYQEVYVK from the coding sequence ATGATCCATTTCGAAGGGGTAAATAAGTATTACCCGACTAAACAGGGGCGTCACTATGTGTTTAAAGATCTAAACATCAGTCTGCCTACAGACCGAAATGTAGCTATATTAGGTCCGAACGGCGTGGGTAAATCGACCTTAATTCGCATGATGGGCGGCGCGGATATGCCAAATTCTGGCCGCATACATTCGGAGAAAAATATCTCCTGGCCACTAGGGCTACAAGGGGGGCTACAAGGCTCTATGACAGCCCGAGAGAATGTACGTTTCGTGGCGCGAATACATGGCTACAAAAACACTAAGCCTATAGAGCAACAGGTGCAAGATTTTGCCGAAATTGGCAAGTTTTTCGATGAACCGGTAAAGACTTATTCCAGTGGCATGCGCTCGCGTATCACTTTTGGTCTCACCATGGGCTTCGATTTTGACTTCGATGTGCTGCTTATTGATGAGCTGGGGGCTGTGGGTGATGCCAACTTTCGCAAGAAGAGTGAACAAATGCTGCTGGATAAGTATGACAAGACCAAGTTGATCATGGTGAATCACTCCATTGTCGGGCTGAAAAAGTTTTGTGATTCTGGGGTGGTCATTAAAAACCAAGGTTTATATTTTTTTGAAAATGTGGATGATGCTATACAGGAATACCAAGAGGTTTACGTCAAATAA
- a CDS encoding lipopolysaccharide biosynthesis protein, which translates to MSINQLQNDDAAIAKSKAQQKVKSESLTPLQRKIRKLKRDPKLFLADSKAYVGAQKTVYLTRAKMGSFAFVVLASLLVIIYYSVIASPRYVSQVQFVVKQVSSSDIPVIGLAAIGTSSPSTRDALILQEYILSSEMALALDDLLNLKAHFQQNQWDILSRLKADSTQEEYIEFYQKHIKAVYNEMSEILLIEVQSFDADFSLKLAKAVLSTSETFINQLGEGMAVQQRQYAQSEVHRAYDELKRQQVSLLKFQDENNLYNPEIKSAALVEAVNGLESAIIKQKTELKSLQAYMRSDTAEIKSKEFQVAALEQQLNEEKLKLTNQDQLALNKVNVDFKELELNALLATDLYKSALASLQAIRAESFKNLKYLLVVERPKLAEQEKYPQRLYSIFTWFVAIILIYLVGRLIASVIKEHKE; encoded by the coding sequence ATGTCAATTAATCAATTACAAAATGATGACGCAGCCATTGCTAAGTCAAAGGCCCAGCAAAAAGTAAAAAGTGAGTCACTAACTCCACTTCAGCGTAAAATAAGAAAACTAAAACGTGATCCCAAACTATTTTTAGCCGACTCTAAAGCTTATGTTGGGGCGCAAAAGACTGTCTATCTCACCCGAGCTAAGATGGGATCTTTTGCTTTCGTGGTGTTGGCATCACTGCTAGTGATCATCTATTACAGTGTCATCGCGTCACCTAGGTATGTGAGTCAAGTGCAGTTTGTCGTTAAACAGGTCAGTAGCAGTGACATACCAGTAATAGGCTTAGCCGCTATCGGCACATCATCCCCCTCGACTAGAGATGCGTTAATTTTGCAGGAGTATATTCTTTCCTCCGAGATGGCTCTGGCATTGGATGATCTGTTAAATCTTAAAGCCCACTTCCAGCAAAACCAGTGGGATATCTTAAGTCGACTAAAAGCCGATAGCACTCAAGAGGAGTATATCGAGTTTTATCAAAAGCATATTAAAGCTGTATATAACGAGATGTCTGAGATCTTACTGATAGAGGTGCAAAGTTTCGATGCAGACTTCTCCCTTAAGCTTGCTAAAGCAGTACTATCAACCAGTGAAACCTTTATTAATCAGCTTGGTGAGGGGATGGCTGTTCAACAGAGGCAGTATGCACAGAGTGAAGTACATAGGGCCTACGATGAGTTAAAGCGACAACAGGTCAGCTTACTGAAATTTCAGGATGAAAATAATCTATACAACCCAGAGATTAAAAGTGCAGCTCTGGTCGAAGCCGTAAACGGGCTAGAGTCAGCCATCATAAAGCAGAAAACTGAGCTGAAATCATTGCAAGCTTATATGCGTTCCGACACCGCCGAGATAAAAAGTAAAGAGTTTCAGGTTGCAGCCTTAGAGCAGCAACTTAACGAAGAGAAGCTTAAGCTCACAAACCAAGATCAGCTAGCACTCAATAAGGTCAATGTGGACTTTAAGGAGTTGGAGCTCAATGCCCTGCTTGCTACCGACCTATATAAGTCAGCCCTGGCTAGCTTACAGGCAATTCGAGCAGAATCCTTTAAGAACCTTAAGTATCTGCTCGTTGTCGAGCGGCCAAAATTGGCCGAGCAGGAAAAGTACCCTCAACGCCTCTACAGCATCTTTACTTGGTTTGTCGCAATCATACTCATCTATCTAGTGGGCCGCTTAATCGCGTCTGTGATTAAGGAGCATAAAGAATGA